Below is a window of Gemmatimonadota bacterium DNA.
ATCGTGGCCGTGGCCGAGGCCGTCAAACCCGCCAAGCGGCCCCGGATTCACATCGTCCTGGGCACGTCCGACACCCACCTGAAGCACAAGTTCCGCAAGTCCCGCCAGCAGATCATGGACATGGGCGTACAGGCCGTGGTGTTCGCGAAGGAACTCTGCGACGACATCGAGTATTCGACCGAGGACGCCTCCCGGAGCGATTTTGATTACCTGTGCGAGACCGTGGAAGCGGTGATCGACGCGGGCGCCACGGTGGTGAACATCCCCGATACGGTGGGTTACGCCGTCCCCGAACAGTGGGGAAGCCTGATTTCCCGGCTCATCGCAACCGTGCCGAACATAGAAAGGGCCAAGGTCAGCGTGCACTGTCACAACGACTTGGGCATGGCCACCGCCAATTCCCTGGCCGCCATCAAGGCGGGCGCGGAGCAGGTCGAATGCACGGTCAACGGCGTGGGCGAGCGGGCGGGCAACGCGTCTCTCGAAGAGATCGTCATGGCGGTCAAGATGCGCGGAGAATTCTACGACGCGCACACCGACATCGAAACCACGCAAATCTACACAACGAGCCTGCTGGTGCGGGACCTGATGCACATGCCCGTGCAGCGCAACAAGGCCATCGTGGGCAGCAACGCCTTCGCCCATTCATCGGGCATACACCAGGACGGGTTCCTCAAGCACCGGGAAAACTACGAAATCATGAGCCCGGCGGACGTGGGCATCGAGAAGAGCGACATCGTGCTGACGGCCAGGTCCGGCCGGCACGCCCTGAGACACCGGCTCGAGCAACTGGGCTACCTGTATACAGAAGACCAGAAGGAAGAATTCGAAAAGGTCCACGTGCGGTTCCTGAACGTGGCGGACCGGCAGAAGGAAGTGACCGACGAGGACCTGCACCGGATCGTGACGGACACGCCCGTCGAGGTACCCGAACAGTACCTGCTCGAGGACTTCAGGGTGACCTCCTCGCATTCCGGGAAGGCCGACGCCCGGGTTCGCCTCCACGTCAGCGGTGAAACCATCGAAGAGTCGGGCGTGGGCGAAAATCTCATCCTCGCCGCCCTGAACGCCGTCGACAAGATCACCAAGCTGCCCACCTACGTGAAGGATATCCAGACCTCGTCGAACGGCCGCGAAGGCGCCCACCACGTGCAGGTCAGCGTGGGGTTTCACGATCAGTCCTACAGCAGCCACTCATCGGACGCCAATGTCGTGAAAGCCAGCATACAGGCCTACCTGCACTCCCTCAACCAACTCGTTGCCCGGCACGGCGGGCTGAACGTCGATTAACTCCATCCCAGAAACTACAGTTACGCAGGAGGAACACTTGCATAATATCGCGGTCATTCCGGGCGACGGAACCGGTCCGGAGGTCGTGCGTGAGGGGCTGAAAGTGCTCAAGGCGGCCTCGGAGAAGTTCTCTTTCGACTATGAACTCACGGAATACGATTTCGGCGGAGACCGGTACCTGAGGACGGGGGAGATCCTGCCCCGGGAGGGTCTCCAGGAACTGGGCCACTACGACGCCATCTACCTCGGCGCCATCGGACACCCGGACTGTCCGCCGGGCCTGCTCGAAAAGGGCATCCTCCTCACCATCCGCTTCGAACTGGACCTCTACATCAACCTGCGTCCCGTCAAGTTGTATCCGGGCGTGGACTGCCCGCTCAAGGACAAGGGACCCGAGGATATCGACTTCGTCGTGGTCCGGGAGAACACCGAGGACCTGTACGTCGGCGTCGGCGGCGTGTACAAGAAGGGCACACCCGACGAGGTCGCGGTGCAGGAATCCATCAATACCCGCAAGGGCGTGGAACGCTGCCTGCGCTACGCCTTCGAGACGGCCAAGGCGAGAAACAAGCAGAACAAGGTGACGCTTTGCGCAAAGACGAACGTCCTGACCTACGCCCACGATCTGTGGGAGCGCGTGTTCTACGAAGTCGCCGAGGAATATCCCGGCATCACCGCCGACTACGCCCACGTGGACGCGACCTGCATGTGGATGGTGAAGAACCCCGAGTGGTTCGACGTCATCGTCACGACCAACATGTTCGGCGATATCATCACCGACCTGGGCGCCATGATCCAGGGCGGCATGGGCATCGCCGCGGGGGGAAACATCAACCCCGCGGGGACTTCCATGTTCGAGCCCATCGGGGGTTCGGCGCCGAAGTACACGGACCAGAACGTCATCAATCCCATCGCGGCCATCGCCTCCTGCCAGATGATGCTGGCGCAGCTCGGCGAAGCGCAGGCCGCCGACGCCGTGGAACGTGCCATCATCGACGTGGTAAGCAACAAGATGAAAAGCATGGACGCCGGCCGAATGGGGTACAGCACCAGCGAAGTCGGCGACCTCGTGGCCGGGGCTGTAGGGTAGGATCGGAGATGCTCATTCCAGTCGGCGGCGCGCTGCCTCGGAACGCATTTAAAATAGACCGTTAATTTTAAAATTGAATAGGAACGTGCAGCATGAACAAGCCCTTCGGTCTCCGGAGGGCTTATTTATTGGATCACGCCCGACTCCCGCCATCGAGTCAAATCGTCCGAGGACGCCTCGAGCAGCGTCTGAAGAACCTGGTCGGTGTGCTCACCCAGGGCAGGGGCGGGCCGGGTGACTTCGGGTGGGGTATCCGACAGCTTGAGGGGCGAGCCGGCCACGCGGAGGGGGCCGGCGATGGGATGCAGGATCTTCACGATCATGTCGCGTGCCAGTACCTGGGGATTCTCCACGACCTGCCGCACGTTCTGGATCGGACCGCAGGGGATCTCGGCCGAATCCAGCCGTCGCAGCCAGTGTTCCGAAGTGTCTTCCCGGAAAACATCCGTCAATATCTCGTGCAGTTCGCCGTGGTTTTCGGTACGCAGGTTGTTGTCCTGGAAACGCTCGTCGCCGGCCAGGTCCTTCCGCTCTATGACCTCGCACAGCCGCCGCCAGAGGACATTGTTGCCCGCCGCGATCATGATCCATCCGTCCCGCGTCTCGACAGCCTGGAAGGGCGTGATGGAAGGGTGTCTTGCCCCGAGCGGCTCCGGCACGGCGCCCGTCATGTCGTACCGGGCGATGGCGTTCTCGAGCAGGGCGACCTGGCAGTCCATCATGCCGATGTCCACCATCTGTCCCCTGCCCGTCTGCGTCCGGGTAAAGAGCGCCGTGAGGATGCCGATGCAGGCGTAGAGCGCGGCCGCGATGTCCCCGATGGATACGCCCACCCGTACGGGCGGACGGTCCGGTTCGCCGGTTATGCTGACGATGCCGCCCATGCCCTGGATGATCATGTCGTAGGCCCCGCGACGGGCGTAGGGCCCGGTCTGCCCGAATCCCGAACAGGCCGCGTAAATCAGTCCCGGGAACCGCGCCTGCAGCGTCTCGTAGTCCAGCCCGAGTTTCTTCATCACGCCCGGCCTGAAGTTCTCCACCAGGACATCCGACTTTCCGATCAATTCGAGGAGCAGTTCGCGGCCGGTGGGATGCTTCAGGTCGATAGCGATGCTCCGCTTGCCCCGGTTGACGTTCTCGAAGTAACCGCTCACGCCTTCTTTGAACGGGCCGAATCCCCGCGCTTCGTCCCCGCCGAAGGGCTCGACCTTGATGACCTCGGCGCCCAGGTCGCCCAGGGTCATGGTCGTGAAGGGACCCGCGAGCACCCGGGTCAAGTCGATGACGCGTATGTCCTTGAGAGCGCTCATGGCAACGGTATCTGAATGGTTTTAGGTGTGCCTGATCCCTGCCTCCGCGGGCTCAGTCCGGTGGGCTCAAGACCTGCGAGCTCGGCCAATGGGCTCGGTCCAGGGGACTCAGTCCGGCAGAACCTGGCATCCTTCGTTGTCAATCGGGAGGATCCGGTATTGCCCGGAAACGCCGTGCCGGGCGAAGGCATCGACCATGGCTTCCCCGATCCCCTCGTGGTTTTCCGTGGCCAGGGCGATGGCCGTGGGTCCCGCGCCGCTGAGGGCCGCGCCGTGGGCGCCGACGTCCAGGGCTTCCCTGGTGACTTCCGCCAATCCGGGAACCAGGTGCTGCCGGTAGGGCTGGTGCAGGCGATCGGTCATGCCTTCACGGAGCAGGGCGTAATTCCCCGTCACCATCCCGCCCACCAGCAGGCCCACGCTGCACAGATTGTGGACCGCGTCCTCCATAGATACCGATTCCGGCAGAACGCCGCGGGCAACCTTGGTATCAAGCGTGAATTCGGGAATGGCCACGACGGCCTTGAGGTCGGAGGGCACGGAGAAGATCTGGTATACGATCGTTCCCGACCGCTCGCCGCTTACGGAGAGCCCGCCGAGCAGGGACGGAACGACATTGTCGGGATGGCCTTCCAGGTCGGAGCAGATGCGGAGGAGTTCCGGTGTGCCCAGCGGCCGCCCCGCGAGGGCATTGGCCGCCGCGGCGCCCGCCACGATGGCGACTCCGCTGCTGCCCAGGCCTCGTGAGACGGGAATAGCGTGGCGCATGCGCGCCTTAAGACCGGTGGGCTGCCAATTTATGGCGGCGAAAACGGCTCGGGCGGAAACGATGCACAGGTTGCCTTCATCCAGGGGCACCGCTTCGGCCCCTTCGCCCTCCACGGCCACGTCCAGGCCGGATTCCGTCTCGGTAAACTCGATGGTGTTGTAGAGACCGAGGGCCATGCCGGCGCAGTCGTAGCCGGAACCCAGGTTGCCCGTCGTCGCGGGAACGCGCACCCGCACGGAGGACATCAGCCGCGGTCCCGCAGACCGCCCGGACCGCCCACGCTGCCCAGGCCACCCGGACCGCGCAGACCGCCCGCGATGGCGGGCACGATGGAAATCCGGTCTCCGGCCTTGACCGCGGTGTCCGTGCCGTGCAGAAACCGGATGTCTTCTTCGTTGATATAGATATTGATGAATCGCCGCACTTTTCCGGACTCGTCGCAGATGCGATCCTTGATGCCGGGATAGGATGCTTCCATGTTTCCGATCAGCGATTCGACGGTTTCGCCGTCTATTTCGATTTCGGACTGGTTGCCGGTCAACTTGCGCAGCGGGGTTGGAATGCGAACGGTAACGGACATCTAACGGTTCCTCCTCTTAGTCGCTCTTAATCGCGCTTAATCGCTCTGTCCCTCGAAATACTCCCGGATGCTCAGGTATCTCTCGCCGGTATCGCACAGGATGGTCACGATCCGCCCTTTGCCCAGTTGCTCCGCCACCTTCAGGCTCGCGCATACGTTGGCGCCCGCCGATATGCCCACCAGGAGCCCTTCCTCCAGGCCCAGGCGGCGGGCCGTCTGGTAAGCCTCCTCGTCGTCGATCAACATCACCTCGTCAATGATCGACGTATCCAGGATATCGGGAATGAACCCGGCGCCGATGCCCTGGATGGCGTGCACCAGGCTCTCCACGGGTTTACCCGATATCACGGGGGACAACGAGGGTTCCACCGCAATCACGCGGATGCTCTCGTCCTTCTCCTTCAGGTACTGGCCCACACCGGTCAGCGTCCCCCCGGTGCCCACGGCGGCCACGAAGGCGTCGATTTTTCCACCGGTCGCCTCCCAGATCTCCTCGGCCGTGGTCTTCCGGTGTATTTCGACGTTCGCGGGGTTCTTGAACTGCTGGGGCATGAAGTAATCGGGATGTTCGGCGAGTATCTCCTCCGCCTTCTGCACGGCGCCGGCCATACCCAGCATGCCCGGCGTGAGCACCAGTTCCGCGCCGTAGGAGGTCAGCAGCACGCGCCGCTCCGAACTCATGTTGTCCGGCATCACGAGAATGACCTTGTAGCCCCGTACCGCGGCCACCATGCTCAGGCCGAGTCCCGTGTTGCCGCTCGTCGGCTCCACGATGGTACCGCCCGGCTTGAGCAGGCCCTGCTGCTCGGCGTCCTGGATCATGCTCAGGCCGACGCGATCCTTTACGCTGCCGCCGGGGTTGTCCGACTCGAGCTTGCCGAGCAGGTCGACCCCCGGGACCTGGTTTATCCGGTTCAGGCGAACCAGGGGGGTGTTGCCGATCAGGTCGAGTGCGCTGTCGTATATTCCGTTCCCGGACGCCACGGGCTATCCTTCAGATGTAGTACATGGACAGGCTCTTCTGCGCCTGCCTGGAGATGTCTTCGAACGTGATGCCGTCCATGATCTCGCCGAGTTTTTCCTGTACCCCCATCCAAACGTCCTTCAATACGTGCTGGCCGCTCAGTTGGTCGGTTATCTCGGCGTCGCCGGACAGGCTTTCGACGGAGATCAGCGCTCCGTCCATGGCCCGTATCACGTCGCCCAGCGAGATCTCGCCTGGAGTCCTTGCCAGCGAGTAGCCCCCGGTCGCTCCACGCTTGCTCCGGACCAGACCGGCGCGCTGAAGCTGCAGGAGGATCTGAACGAGGTATTTTTCGGGAATGGATTGTCGGACGGCGATGTCGCTGATGTGGATGACTTCCGCCTTGTCGTGATAGCGCGTCAACTCCAGCACCGCCCTGCACGCGTACTCCGCCTTGGCTGAAACCCGCATGCTTCCTCCCTGGCCGCTGGGCTTTAGTTTACTAATTTAGTCAACATGATATGAAGAGGGCGTCACGGAGTCAAGAAAATATGGACCTGAGGGGCTGAGACCGGATCGCGGATTGTTGCGCTGATAACGCGTGGGGGCGCGTGGCAGGACAAGGCGCGTGGTGGGACAACCAGGCGTAGAAGAGCAGAGGGGTAGCGCACGAACGAGGGGCGGATCAGGCGAACAGACGGGTGTGGTAGTCCAGGAACCGGGTTGGATCCAGGGGTTCCATGCGCAGGTCCGCCGGCGTTGCCCCACCCATGGCCGCGCGGGGCGCGAGTCCGACCAGTTCGCTCTCCAGAACCTGGACCCCTTCGGCTTCCGCGAGTCGCGCGACCGTTTCGAAAGCCCGGGCCATGTTCGTCTGCCGGTAGTCGGTCAGGTTCATGGACACCTGCGCGAGGTGCCGTTCCGGCAGCAACAGTCCAAGGGCTCGGACCCCGGGCAAACCGCCGTTATTCTCCCGGACCTCCTGTGCGATCGCCCGGGCTACACGCACGTCGTCGGTGTCCAGATTCACGTTGTAGGCGACGAGTACATCACGGACGCCGACCGCCGTGGCCCCCGCGGAAACATGGACCGCGTCCGGACCGGCGTCGGGCGCGGGACTCGGTTCCTGCTGGTCGTGTTGGGCTTTTATGGCCTGTCGAGCCCGTTCCACCAGGGCCTCGAATCCTCCCCGGCGTAGATCCGGTAGCTCACCGCGCCGCGCATCCAGGGCGGCATGCCCGTAGAAATAAACCGGAATCCCGAGAGATCGGCCGATCTCCCCGCCGCAGTCCCGGGCGAGGGAGACGCAATCATCCATGGTGCAGTCGCAAAGGGGAATGAAGGGGATGACGTCCGTGGCGCCGATCCGGGGATGTACGCCGCGGTGGTGCCTCAGGTCGATGAGGTCCCGGGCCGTCCTGCAGGCCTCGAAAGCGCCCCTGGCGACGTCTTCGGGCGCACCCATGAAGGTGATCACGGAGCGGTTGTGATCCCCGTCCATCTCCATGCCGGCCAGGTGGACACCGTCGACGGCGGCGATGCTGGCGGCGATGGCCTCCACGATGCCCGAATCGCGCCCTTCGCTGAAATTGGGCACGCACTCGACAAGGGGCTTCATCAGAGAATGCCGTATTTCTCGAAGGCGGCGGTTGCGGACATGCCGTTCTTCAGAGCCTGCTTGACCTCTTTCTCTTCGGCCGCCTTTTCAAAGGCCGCTTTCAGTACCTGTTCTTCCACGGCCCGGGGAACGACCACGACCCCGTCGAAGTCGCCGAATACCAGATCACCCGGACAGACCTTTACGCTGCCGCAGTCGATGGGCGTATTGTAGGCGATGACGTCGCTCCTGCCTTTCGAATCATAGGGTGCGATGCCGCGGACGAAGAGCGGAAAGCCCATGTCGGCGATGACCTGCGAATCCCGGGTAAACCCGTCAATCACGGCGCCGCGCGCGCCCCGGGCCTCCGCGGCGGTAGAGAGCAGTTCGCCCCAGAGACTGCTTCGCGTCGTACCGTTGGTCTGCGCCACGAGGACGTCCCCTGGCTTTAGCGCGTCCACGGCTTCCAGTTCCAGCTTGTAGGGCTCGTCGGGTATCTCGTATACGTCGACGGAAAGCACGGTCAGTGCCCGGCCCACGACGACCGCATCGGGAAACAGGGGCCTGATGTCGTGCCGGAGGATCTGGTCGCGGTATCCGCAAGCGTCCAGGGCGTCCGCGATGACCGCCGAAAACAGTTTCTCCTTCATCTCCTCGTACATTTCGCTGCCGAATTCTTTGCTCAATTTCGCGTTCTCCCCGCAACGGACGCATTGCGCGTTATACACGCATCGCGCGTAGGTACGCCTGTGCGTATTCTGTTACAGATCTCTAGTGAAGGTCAGGACCACGTCGATCCGCCGGTTCCGATCCCTGCCTCTGCGCGTATTGTTGCTGTCGATGGGCTGCGCGCTGCCCAGGCCGGAGGACGTCATACGCTCGGTCTCGACACCGGATCGGTCCGCCAGAAACTGCATGACCGCATCGGCGCGGGACTTTGAGAGGGAAACGTTCTTGTCTTCTGCGCCGGTGGCGTCCGTATGGCCCTCCACGGCAACACGGGTCTGAGGATACAACAGGAGGAATTCCCCGAGTCGCTCGAGCAACCCGCGCGCGCCCCCGGGTATTTCCGTTCTTCCCGCCTGGAAGGACAGCCCGATAAGCCGCAGGGTAAGGCGTTCGTCGTCTCGAACCACGATTGCTTCGCTGTCCGAAAATCGCTCCTGGGCCTGGGCGGCGGCATCCAGCTGGGTCTTCTCGTACAGGTAGTCCCTGAGTTCCCGGCGTTCCCGGTCCAGCTCCTCCTTCCTGCGCTGCAGGTCCTGCTGGTAGCTCTCCACCATGGAGGACAGGCGAATCTGCTGTTCCTCGATCGCCTGGTGCAGGGAATCGACCTCGGCCCTGAGCGTCGCGGCGTCGCCCTCCGCCCGCTGAAGAAGGAGTCCAAGTGAATCCTGTCGCGCGGCGAGCGTGCGCAGGCTTTCCGTCATGATTGCCTGTGGATTATCGGCCAGGAAGTCGGCGCCGACCCCTGCCATGTCGGCGGCCTGCCGGGCGAGATCCTCCTGAGACAGCAACATGCGCTCCCAGTTACCTGGATCGCTGCGAAGACCATCGACTTGTGCCGCAATCTCGATCGCACGCCGTACCGCGTAATCGGCGGTCTGGGCCTTGTTTCGGAGCGCGGCGGACAGGGGTTCTCCGCGGCCCAGCGCACCGGTTACTTCGTCCACCAACCGGCGGGCCTGCGCGAAGGACGCCGGGGCCAACCGGTCCCAATCCTGATTCTCGGCTTCGGCCAGTCCGATCTGCGCCGATCCGATAAGCGACATCTCGATAACCGACGATCTCGCTTCATCGTAGCGCATGGCCGCTTCCTGTCCCTCGGCGAAGGCATCGGAGACCCGGTCGTCCTCCAGCCTGGAAATGGCCCGTTCGAGGCGTCTCTCGGCCTCCTCGAAGGCCTCTGGAACCATGGCGGGGGCGTTCGCCCGCCGGGCCGCCGCCCGTTTCTCCAGCGGCACCATCAGCATCTCGTTTACGCGTTCCAGCCGTTCCCGCGCCAAAACCAGGGCGGCGTCGAACTCCGCATAGGCCCGCTGGATATCCCGGGTCGATTTGCCCTCCCGGATATCGCGGGTATACCGATCGTAGGCCTCCCGGACTTTGTTGAAAGTATCAGGGACCAGGAAACCGGCGTCTCGATCGGAAAGCTGATTCAGGGAGGAGGTGGCCGCAGTGATCCGACCAGCCGCACTGGCTGTACTGCTGTCGCCGGAAC
It encodes the following:
- a CDS encoding 2-isopropylmalate synthase, whose translation is MRKVDIFDTTLRDGEQVPGASLNRDEKIQVAHQLAKLGVDVIEAGFAASSPGDFAAVKNIAEQVEGPVITALARAVESDIVAVAEAVKPAKRPRIHIVLGTSDTHLKHKFRKSRQQIMDMGVQAVVFAKELCDDIEYSTEDASRSDFDYLCETVEAVIDAGATVVNIPDTVGYAVPEQWGSLISRLIATVPNIERAKVSVHCHNDLGMATANSLAAIKAGAEQVECTVNGVGERAGNASLEEIVMAVKMRGEFYDAHTDIETTQIYTTSLLVRDLMHMPVQRNKAIVGSNAFAHSSGIHQDGFLKHRENYEIMSPADVGIEKSDIVLTARSGRHALRHRLEQLGYLYTEDQKEEFEKVHVRFLNVADRQKEVTDEDLHRIVTDTPVEVPEQYLLEDFRVTSSHSGKADARVRLHVSGETIEESGVGENLILAALNAVDKITKLPTYVKDIQTSSNGREGAHHVQVSVGFHDQSYSSHSSDANVVKASIQAYLHSLNQLVARHGGLNVD
- a CDS encoding 3-isopropylmalate dehydrogenase; translated protein: MHNIAVIPGDGTGPEVVREGLKVLKAASEKFSFDYELTEYDFGGDRYLRTGEILPREGLQELGHYDAIYLGAIGHPDCPPGLLEKGILLTIRFELDLYINLRPVKLYPGVDCPLKDKGPEDIDFVVVRENTEDLYVGVGGVYKKGTPDEVAVQESINTRKGVERCLRYAFETAKARNKQNKVTLCAKTNVLTYAHDLWERVFYEVAEEYPGITADYAHVDATCMWMVKNPEWFDVIVTTNMFGDIITDLGAMIQGGMGIAAGGNINPAGTSMFEPIGGSAPKYTDQNVINPIAAIASCQMMLAQLGEAQAADAVERAIIDVVSNKMKSMDAGRMGYSTSEVGDLVAGAVG
- a CDS encoding CoA transferase translates to MSALKDIRVIDLTRVLAGPFTTMTLGDLGAEVIKVEPFGGDEARGFGPFKEGVSGYFENVNRGKRSIAIDLKHPTGRELLLELIGKSDVLVENFRPGVMKKLGLDYETLQARFPGLIYAACSGFGQTGPYARRGAYDMIIQGMGGIVSITGEPDRPPVRVGVSIGDIAAALYACIGILTALFTRTQTGRGQMVDIGMMDCQVALLENAIARYDMTGAVPEPLGARHPSITPFQAVETRDGWIMIAAGNNVLWRRLCEVIERKDLAGDERFQDNNLRTENHGELHEILTDVFREDTSEHWLRRLDSAEIPCGPIQNVRQVVENPQVLARDMIVKILHPIAGPLRVAGSPLKLSDTPPEVTRPAPALGEHTDQVLQTLLEASSDDLTRWRESGVIQ
- the thrB gene encoding homoserine kinase, whose amino-acid sequence is MSSVRVRVPATTGNLGSGYDCAGMALGLYNTIEFTETESGLDVAVEGEGAEAVPLDEGNLCIVSARAVFAAINWQPTGLKARMRHAIPVSRGLGSSGVAIVAGAAAANALAGRPLGTPELLRICSDLEGHPDNVVPSLLGGLSVSGERSGTIVYQIFSVPSDLKAVVAIPEFTLDTKVARGVLPESVSMEDAVHNLCSVGLLVGGMVTGNYALLREGMTDRLHQPYRQHLVPGLAEVTREALDVGAHGAALSGAGPTAIALATENHEGIGEAMVDAFARHGVSGQYRILPIDNEGCQVLPD
- a CDS encoding MoaD/ThiS family protein gives rise to the protein MSVTVRIPTPLRKLTGNQSEIEIDGETVESLIGNMEASYPGIKDRICDESGKVRRFINIYINEEDIRFLHGTDTAVKAGDRISIVPAIAGGLRGPGGLGSVGGPGGLRDRG
- the cysK gene encoding cysteine synthase A translates to MASGNGIYDSALDLIGNTPLVRLNRINQVPGVDLLGKLESDNPGGSVKDRVGLSMIQDAEQQGLLKPGGTIVEPTSGNTGLGLSMVAAVRGYKVILVMPDNMSSERRVLLTSYGAELVLTPGMLGMAGAVQKAEEILAEHPDYFMPQQFKNPANVEIHRKTTAEEIWEATGGKIDAFVAAVGTGGTLTGVGQYLKEKDESIRVIAVEPSLSPVISGKPVESLVHAIQGIGAGFIPDILDTSIIDEVMLIDDEEAYQTARRLGLEEGLLVGISAGANVCASLKVAEQLGKGRIVTILCDTGERYLSIREYFEGQSD
- a CDS encoding Rrf2 family transcriptional regulator, yielding MRVSAKAEYACRAVLELTRYHDKAEVIHISDIAVRQSIPEKYLVQILLQLQRAGLVRSKRGATGGYSLARTPGEISLGDVIRAMDGALISVESLSGDAEITDQLSGQHVLKDVWMGVQEKLGEIMDGITFEDISRQAQKSLSMYYI
- the ftcD gene encoding glutamate formimidoyltransferase, whose protein sequence is MKPLVECVPNFSEGRDSGIVEAIAASIAAVDGVHLAGMEMDGDHNRSVITFMGAPEDVARGAFEACRTARDLIDLRHHRGVHPRIGATDVIPFIPLCDCTMDDCVSLARDCGGEIGRSLGIPVYFYGHAALDARRGELPDLRRGGFEALVERARQAIKAQHDQQEPSPAPDAGPDAVHVSAGATAVGVRDVLVAYNVNLDTDDVRVARAIAQEVRENNGGLPGVRALGLLLPERHLAQVSMNLTDYRQTNMARAFETVARLAEAEGVQVLESELVGLAPRAAMGGATPADLRMEPLDPTRFLDYHTRLFA
- a CDS encoding RraA family protein → MSKEFGSEMYEEMKEKLFSAVIADALDACGYRDQILRHDIRPLFPDAVVVGRALTVLSVDVYEIPDEPYKLELEAVDALKPGDVLVAQTNGTTRSSLWGELLSTAAEARGARGAVIDGFTRDSQVIADMGFPLFVRGIAPYDSKGRSDVIAYNTPIDCGSVKVCPGDLVFGDFDGVVVVPRAVEEQVLKAAFEKAAEEKEVKQALKNGMSATAAFEKYGIL
- a CDS encoding OmpA family protein; protein product: MRAGIVVSLCLCISSFLTAPLPVSAQGSGDSSTASAAGRITAATSSLNQLSDRDAGFLVPDTFNKVREAYDRYTRDIREGKSTRDIQRAYAEFDAALVLARERLERVNEMLMVPLEKRAAARRANAPAMVPEAFEEAERRLERAISRLEDDRVSDAFAEGQEAAMRYDEARSSVIEMSLIGSAQIGLAEAENQDWDRLAPASFAQARRLVDEVTGALGRGEPLSAALRNKAQTADYAVRRAIEIAAQVDGLRSDPGNWERMLLSQEDLARQAADMAGVGADFLADNPQAIMTESLRTLAARQDSLGLLLQRAEGDAATLRAEVDSLHQAIEEQQIRLSSMVESYQQDLQRRKEELDRERRELRDYLYEKTQLDAAAQAQERFSDSEAIVVRDDERLTLRLIGLSFQAGRTEIPGGARGLLERLGEFLLLYPQTRVAVEGHTDATGAEDKNVSLSKSRADAVMQFLADRSGVETERMTSSGLGSAQPIDSNNTRRGRDRNRRIDVVLTFTRDL